The following are from one region of the Rhizobacter sp. AJA081-3 genome:
- the gstA gene encoding glutathione transferase GstA: MKLYYSPGACSLSPHIVLRESGLAFEPVLASTKTHKLQDGTDYYGINPKGYVPLLELDSGERLSEGPVIVQYIADQVPAKNLAPAAGTMARYRLQEWLNFITSELHKGFSPLFNPAVPEDARPVFRKKLVERFTWVDSQLAGKSYLMGDEFSVADAYLFTVASWAPHVGVDITGLANLSAFSARMFARPAVQAAMKAEGLLK; the protein is encoded by the coding sequence ATGAAGCTCTACTACAGCCCCGGCGCCTGCTCCCTGTCGCCCCACATCGTGCTGCGCGAGTCCGGCCTGGCCTTCGAGCCCGTGCTGGCCAGCACCAAGACGCACAAGCTGCAGGACGGCACCGACTACTACGGCATCAACCCGAAGGGCTACGTGCCGCTGCTCGAGCTCGACAGCGGCGAGCGCCTGTCCGAAGGTCCGGTGATCGTGCAGTACATCGCCGACCAGGTGCCCGCGAAGAATCTCGCCCCGGCCGCCGGGACGATGGCGCGCTACCGCCTGCAGGAATGGCTGAACTTCATCACCAGCGAACTGCACAAGGGCTTCTCGCCGCTGTTCAACCCGGCCGTTCCGGAAGACGCCAGGCCGGTGTTCCGCAAGAAACTGGTCGAGCGCTTCACCTGGGTCGACAGCCAGCTCGCCGGCAAGTCGTACCTGATGGGCGACGAGTTCAGCGTCGCCGATGCCTACCTGTTCACCGTGGCCTCCTGGGCGCCGCACGTCGGCGTGGACATCACCGGCCTGGCCAACCTGTCGGCCTTCTCGGCACGCATGTTCGCCCGCCCGGCCGTGCAAGCCGCGATGAAGGCCGAGGGCCTGCTCAAGTGA
- a CDS encoding glutaredoxin domain-containing protein, with protein sequence MPRTILEESRLHSAIRDRVANHHADVVHNVQAAAASNLILVVGMAGNPFVRRARKLLDAAGLAYQYLEYGSYISQWRVRNSLKMWTGWPTFPMVFAKGVLIGGCDDLKRLLDSGEFKRFLGEA encoded by the coding sequence ATGCCCCGCACCATCCTGGAGGAAAGCCGGCTCCATTCGGCGATCCGCGACCGCGTCGCGAACCACCATGCCGATGTCGTGCACAACGTGCAGGCGGCTGCCGCCTCCAACCTGATCCTCGTGGTCGGCATGGCCGGCAACCCGTTCGTGCGACGCGCGCGCAAGCTGCTCGACGCCGCCGGCCTGGCCTACCAGTACCTCGAGTACGGCAGCTACATCAGCCAATGGCGCGTGCGCAATTCTCTGAAGATGTGGACCGGCTGGCCGACCTTTCCGATGGTCTTCGCCAAGGGCGTGCTGATCGGTGGCTGCGACGACCTGAAGCGGCTGCTCGACAGCGGCGAGTTCAAGCGCTTTCTCGGCGAAGCGTGA
- a CDS encoding pirin family protein — protein MNTTTVSPATVARSRGVERLVRGQPTSDGAGVKLTRVLTQPLQQRLDPFLMLDAFGSDAASDYIGGFPDHPHRGFETVTVMKAGRMRHHDSVGNTGLLEPGSVQWMTAGRGIIHSEMPEQEEGRMAGFQLWVNLAARDKMQPPAYRDVPPQGVPVFALEGGAQVRVIAGTTHGVAGAVTRPTTEPLVLDIVLPAGATFDVPLPAGHNAFAYVYGGAAAQVGGATVASEHMAILTNDAAADGVRFTAPVGERAVQILLVAGAPLREPIAQYGPFVMNTVQELHQAVADFQSGALAT, from the coding sequence ATGAACACCACCACCGTCTCTCCCGCCACCGTGGCACGCTCTCGCGGCGTCGAGCGCCTGGTGCGCGGCCAGCCCACGTCCGACGGCGCCGGCGTCAAGCTCACCCGCGTGCTGACGCAGCCGCTGCAGCAGCGCCTCGATCCCTTCCTGATGCTCGATGCCTTCGGCAGCGACGCGGCGAGCGACTACATCGGCGGCTTCCCCGACCACCCGCACCGCGGCTTCGAGACGGTCACCGTCATGAAGGCCGGCCGCATGCGCCACCACGACAGCGTGGGCAACACCGGCCTGCTCGAGCCCGGCAGCGTGCAATGGATGACCGCCGGGCGCGGCATCATCCACTCCGAGATGCCCGAGCAGGAAGAAGGCCGCATGGCCGGTTTCCAGCTGTGGGTCAACCTCGCGGCGCGCGACAAGATGCAGCCGCCGGCCTACCGCGACGTGCCGCCGCAGGGCGTGCCGGTGTTCGCGCTCGAGGGCGGCGCGCAGGTGCGCGTGATCGCGGGCACGACGCACGGCGTGGCGGGCGCCGTGACGCGGCCGACCACGGAGCCTCTGGTGCTCGACATCGTGCTGCCTGCGGGCGCGACGTTCGACGTGCCGCTGCCAGCCGGGCACAACGCCTTCGCCTACGTGTACGGTGGCGCGGCGGCGCAGGTGGGCGGTGCGACGGTGGCCAGCGAGCACATGGCGATCCTCACCAACGACGCGGCCGCCGATGGTGTGCGCTTCACGGCGCCGGTAGGCGAGCGCGCCGTGCAGATCCTGCTGGTCGCCGGGGCGCCGCTGCGCGAGCCGATCGCGCAGTACGGACCGTTCGTGATGAACACCGTGCAGGAGCTGCACCAGGCGGTGGCCGATTTCCAGAGCGGCGCACTGGCCACCTGA
- a CDS encoding thioredoxin fold domain-containing protein, with amino-acid sequence MNRSAPILCTVLAVAALAACSKRDVATAAPPAPPATTALAAPADGGIAWVRAASDAEVDAAFARARGEGKPVFVYWGAKWCPPCNQLQATLFNRQDFIERSRAFVAVYVDGDKPGAQKLGTRFAVRGYPTMVVFDRGGQELTRLPGEVDAQQYNEVLTLSMSAQRSAKAVLAQARAGGQGLVEADWRLLAYYSWETDQQQLAGAGGVAPLLRELAQACPAAHADSAMRLRLKALAATDSQAGPVADAAAQRAPVLALLADAAQSRRHMDVLTNSAAGLAGALSAAGSAERKALLAAFGSALVGLQADSSLSRADRLMALVARVQLSQLEAPGQDKTAATPAALRTEVRDLAARFDREITDGYERQAVITTAAWALEQAGLMDDSDALLQANLAKSHSPYYLMADLADNAKKRGDKAAALDWNAQAFDKSEGPATRLQWGARYLGMLVELSPQDAPRVERVAAQLFDEAAAMPDAFEARSGRSLQRIGGHLSGWAKGGAHGDVMKRLQRQLDAVCAKLPAGDSRTLCDGVLKPGSSA; translated from the coding sequence ATGAACCGATCCGCGCCGATCCTGTGTACCGTGCTGGCGGTGGCTGCGCTGGCCGCCTGCTCGAAGCGCGATGTGGCCACCGCAGCGCCACCCGCGCCACCCGCCACCACGGCCCTGGCGGCGCCTGCCGACGGCGGCATCGCCTGGGTGCGCGCGGCCAGCGATGCCGAGGTCGACGCCGCCTTCGCCCGCGCGCGCGGCGAGGGCAAGCCGGTGTTCGTCTACTGGGGCGCGAAGTGGTGTCCGCCGTGCAACCAGCTGCAGGCCACGTTGTTCAACCGCCAGGACTTCATCGAGCGCTCGCGGGCCTTCGTGGCGGTGTACGTCGACGGCGACAAGCCGGGCGCGCAGAAGCTGGGCACGCGCTTCGCGGTGCGCGGCTACCCGACGATGGTGGTGTTCGACCGCGGCGGCCAGGAGCTGACGCGGCTGCCCGGCGAGGTCGATGCGCAGCAGTACAACGAGGTGCTGACACTGTCGATGTCTGCGCAACGCTCGGCCAAGGCGGTGCTGGCGCAAGCGCGCGCCGGCGGCCAGGGGCTGGTCGAGGCCGACTGGCGGTTGCTGGCCTACTACTCGTGGGAGACCGATCAGCAGCAGCTTGCCGGCGCGGGCGGCGTGGCACCGCTGCTCAGGGAGCTGGCGCAGGCCTGCCCCGCCGCGCATGCCGACAGCGCGATGCGCCTGCGCCTGAAGGCGCTCGCCGCCACCGACAGCCAGGCCGGCCCGGTGGCCGATGCGGCCGCGCAGCGCGCGCCGGTGCTGGCCCTGCTGGCCGATGCCGCGCAGTCGCGGCGCCACATGGACGTGCTGACGAACAGCGCGGCCGGTCTGGCCGGCGCACTCAGTGCGGCCGGCTCCGCGGAGCGCAAGGCGCTGCTCGCGGCTTTCGGCAGTGCGCTGGTGGGGCTGCAGGCCGACAGCTCGCTGTCGCGTGCCGACCGGCTGATGGCGCTGGTGGCGCGGGTGCAGCTCTCGCAGCTCGAGGCGCCGGGCCAGGACAAGACCGCCGCCACGCCCGCGGCGCTGCGCACCGAGGTGCGCGATCTCGCGGCACGCTTCGACCGCGAGATCACCGACGGCTACGAGCGCCAGGCCGTGATCACCACCGCAGCCTGGGCGCTCGAGCAGGCCGGGCTGATGGACGACTCCGACGCGCTGCTCCAGGCCAACCTGGCGAAGAGCCACTCGCCCTACTACCTGATGGCCGACCTGGCCGACAACGCGAAGAAGCGCGGCGACAAGGCCGCGGCGCTGGACTGGAACGCGCAGGCCTTCGACAAGAGCGAAGGCCCGGCGACGCGGCTGCAGTGGGGCGCGCGTTACCTCGGCATGCTGGTCGAGCTGTCGCCGCAGGATGCGCCGCGCGTCGAGCGTGTGGCCGCTCAGCTGTTCGACGAAGCGGCCGCCATGCCGGACGCCTTCGAGGCGCGCAGCGGCCGCTCGCTGCAGCGCATCGGGGGCCACCTCTCGGGCTGGGCCAAGGGCGGCGCGCACGGCGACGTGATGAAGCGCCTGCAGCGGCAGCTCGACGCGGTGTGCGCCAAGCTGCCTGCCGGCGACTCGCGCACGCTATGCGACGGGGTGCTCAAGCCCGGCTCGTCGGCCTGA
- a CDS encoding cobalamin-binding protein: MRRALLLVGLLFGAMAGPASAAVQVKDDAGGTITLARPAQRIVSLAPHLTELLFAAGAGAQVVGVGAYSDFPAAAKALPRVGDAAMLDLERILALKPDLLVVWRDGNSPQQLQRLSTLGIPVYASELGRLADIASTLRRFGRLAGTEAAATTRADGFEQELQALRQRYAGRATLRVFYQIWHRPLLTINDRHLISEALGICGARNVFGTLAPLTPTVSEEAVVAQDPDAIVTARAGAEGHDHLDTWRRLTQLSATRRGALLVVDPDTLHRSSDRLPEGIRGLCEKLDGVRRAP, encoded by the coding sequence ATGCGGCGCGCCCTGCTTCTCGTGGGCCTGCTGTTCGGCGCGATGGCCGGCCCCGCTTCCGCGGCCGTGCAGGTGAAGGACGACGCCGGCGGCACGATCACCCTGGCCCGCCCGGCGCAGCGCATCGTCAGCCTGGCGCCGCACCTCACCGAGCTGCTGTTCGCCGCCGGCGCCGGTGCGCAGGTGGTGGGCGTGGGCGCGTACAGCGACTTCCCGGCGGCAGCCAAGGCCCTGCCGCGCGTGGGCGATGCCGCGATGCTCGATCTCGAACGCATCCTGGCGCTCAAGCCCGACCTGCTGGTGGTCTGGCGCGACGGCAATTCGCCGCAGCAGCTGCAGCGCCTGTCCACGCTGGGCATCCCGGTCTATGCGAGCGAGCTGGGCCGGCTGGCGGACATCGCGTCGACGCTGCGCCGCTTCGGGCGGCTGGCCGGCACCGAAGCGGCCGCGACAACGCGCGCCGACGGCTTCGAGCAGGAGCTCCAGGCCCTGCGCCAGCGTTATGCAGGGCGAGCGACCCTGCGCGTCTTCTATCAGATCTGGCACCGGCCGCTGCTGACCATCAATGACCGACACCTGATCAGCGAGGCGTTGGGAATCTGCGGTGCGCGCAACGTGTTCGGCACGCTGGCGCCGCTGACGCCCACGGTCAGCGAAGAGGCCGTGGTCGCGCAGGACCCGGACGCCATCGTCACCGCGCGGGCCGGCGCCGAGGGGCATGACCACCTGGACACCTGGCGCCGGCTGACGCAGCTCTCGGCCACGCGCCGCGGTGCGCTGCTGGTGGTCGATCCGGACACGCTGCACCGCTCCTCGGACCGTTTGCCCGAGGGCATCCGCGGCCTGTGCGAGAAGCTCGATGGCGTGCGGCGCGCGCCCTGA
- a CDS encoding ABC transporter substrate-binding protein — MQRRHFSAAIGASIFAPGLRAAEQGVSDTEVVFGHTGILNGPLGGQIKVMLSGAELAFAESRAQGGVNGRRVRVVSLDDELKPDRAIANYEKLLGDGVFGFFGCVGSATTAAAAPLLMKSGAPWVAGYAVADSARDRLKGSGFFVRATTGREAQALVQHLTTIGVTRIAMAMLDNPGGKEAAALVEAALASQKLQAAASVAIKGDGANIPDAASVLAKAAPQAVIMYLGGALPGQLMKASWALGYSPMFYGMSIVAGEVTVKVAGEKARGLAISQVVPYPWSESDPTTREYRRLAEAAKVPVGYYSFEGYLNALVLLEALRRSGRELTRPRLLATLRGMKMRVAGVDLDYAANGVTGSRFVELVQVTHEGRFVR; from the coding sequence ATGCAACGACGACATTTCTCGGCCGCCATCGGTGCCTCCATCTTCGCCCCGGGGCTTCGCGCCGCCGAGCAGGGGGTCAGCGACACCGAGGTCGTGTTCGGACACACCGGCATCCTCAACGGCCCGCTGGGCGGGCAGATCAAGGTCATGCTTTCCGGTGCGGAACTGGCTTTCGCCGAGTCGCGCGCCCAGGGTGGCGTCAACGGTCGGCGGGTGCGCGTGGTGTCGCTGGACGACGAGCTCAAGCCCGACCGTGCGATAGCCAACTACGAGAAGCTGCTGGGCGACGGGGTGTTCGGCTTCTTCGGTTGCGTCGGTTCGGCGACCACGGCCGCGGCGGCACCGCTGTTGATGAAGTCCGGCGCGCCCTGGGTGGCCGGATACGCCGTGGCCGACAGTGCGCGCGACAGGCTCAAGGGCTCCGGCTTCTTCGTGCGCGCCACCACCGGCCGCGAGGCGCAGGCCCTGGTGCAGCACCTGACCACCATCGGCGTGACCCGCATCGCGATGGCCATGCTCGACAACCCCGGCGGGAAGGAAGCTGCCGCGCTGGTGGAAGCGGCGCTGGCCAGCCAGAAGCTGCAGGCGGCAGCCTCGGTGGCGATCAAGGGCGACGGCGCCAACATTCCCGATGCGGCGTCCGTATTGGCCAAGGCCGCGCCGCAGGCCGTGATCATGTACCTGGGCGGCGCGCTGCCCGGGCAGTTGATGAAGGCCTCGTGGGCGCTCGGCTACAGCCCGATGTTCTACGGCATGTCGATCGTGGCCGGCGAGGTCACCGTCAAGGTGGCCGGCGAAAAGGCCCGCGGCCTGGCCATCTCGCAGGTGGTGCCGTACCCCTGGAGCGAGTCCGACCCGACGACGCGCGAGTACCGCCGCCTGGCCGAGGCCGCCAAGGTGCCGGTGGGCTACTACAGCTTCGAGGGTTACCTCAACGCGCTGGTGCTGCTCGAGGCGCTGCGGCGCAGCGGCCGCGAACTGACACGGCCGCGACTGCTCGCCACGCTGCGCGGCATGAAGATGCGCGTGGCCGGCGTCGACCTCGACTACGCCGCCAACGGCGTCACCGGCTCGCGCTTCGTGGAGCTGGTGCAGGTCACGCACGAAGGCCGCTTCGTGCGCTGA